In Mastacembelus armatus chromosome 22, fMasArm1.2, whole genome shotgun sequence, a genomic segment contains:
- the acvr1l gene encoding activin receptor type-1 isoform X1, with amino-acid sequence MGLCSVHVLLLLLLQALETSAEGSDGQLVCLCDSSKCHQATQCHGTRCFSSVKVSSGGVVFERGCLTGSEKIRLHCSTAPSFQQAIFCCSEDMCNNNTNVRSMMSLLPSEDEPAGEPVRYRVETLALFVLGPVVVLALLSLVSVLACRRLHHGRLQRLQEFDTEQGAIDGLITSNVGDSTLADLLDHSCTSGSGSGLPFLVQRTVARQISLVECVGKGRYGEVWRGQWQGENVAVKIFSSRDEKSWFRETEIYNTVLLRHENILGFMASDMTSRNSSTQLWLITHYHENGSLYDYLQRVAVETSEGLAMAASIACGLVHLHTEIFGTEGKPAIAHRDLKSKNILVTKELRCCIADLGLAVTHSQADNLLDVGNNPKVGTKRYMAPEVLDETIQADCFDAYKRVDIWAFGLVLWEIARRTYSNGIVEEYKPPFYDQVPNDPSFEDMRKVVCVEQQRPFIPNRWFSDPTLSALVKLMKECWYQNPSARLTALRIKKTLDKIHSSLEKGKES; translated from the exons ATGGGTCTTTGCAGTGTCCACGTCcttctgctgctcctgctgcaggCCCTGGAGACATCAGCAGAGGGATCAG ATGGACagttggtgtgtctgtgtgatagCTCTAAATGCCACCAGGCCACCCAGTGTCATGGCACTCGGTGCTTCTCGTCTGTCAAAGTCAGCAGCGGCGGGGTGGTGTTTGAGCGTGGCTGCCTGACGGGGTCAGAGAAAATCCGTTTACATTGTTCCACAGCTCCGTCCTTCCAACAAgccattttctgctgctctgaggACATgtgcaacaacaacaccaacgTGCGCTCTATGATGTCTCTGCTTCCATCAG AAGATGAGCCTGCAGGCGAACCAGTTCGGTATCGCGTAGAGACATTAGCTCTGTTTGTACTTGGTCCAGTGGTGGTTCTGGCTTTGCTCTCTTTAGTGTCAGTGTTGGCCTGCCGGAGGCTCCACCACGGCCGTCTGCAGAGGCTGCAGGAGTTTGACACTGAACAGGGGGCCATAGATGGCCTCATTACATCCAATGTGGGAGACAGCACTTTAGCG GACCTATTGGACCACTCATGCACATCAGGTAGTGGTTCAGGTCTTCCCTTCCTTGTCCAGAGAACTGTGGCCAGACAGATCAGTCTGGTGGAGTGTGTAG GCAAAGGAAGGTATGGAGAGGTGTGGAGGGGCCAGTGGCAGGGCGAGAACGTGGCAGTTAAAATCTTCTCGTCGAGAGATGAAAAATCCTGgttcagagagacagagatctACAACACAGTCCTGCTaagacatgaaaacatattGG GCTTCATGGCATCCGACATGACTTCTCGAAACTCCAGCACCCAGCTGTGGCTCATCACCCATTACCATGAGAATGGGTCTCTTTATGACTACTTACAGCGAGTTGCCGTGGAGACATCAGAGGGCCTGGCAATGGCAGCATCGATAGCATGCGGTCTTGTGCATCTGCACACAGAGATCTTTGGCACAGAGGGGAAACCTGCCATCGCCCACCGGGacctgaaaagcaaaaacatcctGGTCACAAAGGAGCTACGCTGCTGCATTGCAGACCTGG GGCTGGCTGTGACCCACTCCCAGGCAGACAACCTGCTGGATGTAGGCAACAATCCAAAGGTTGGCACAAAGCGCTACATGGCACCTGAAGTGCTGGATGAGACCATTCAGGCAGACTGCTTTGATGCCTACAAGAGAGTTGACATCTGGGCCTTTGGACTGGTGCTGTGGGAGATAGCAAGACGCACCTATAGCAATG GCATTGTTGAGGAGTACAAGCCTCCGTTCTATGATCAGGTGCCAAACGACCCCAGCTTTGAGGACATGAgaaaggttgtgtgtgtggagcagcagAGGCCTTTCATTCCCAATCGTTGGTTCTCTGATCCT acaCTTTCTGCTTTGGTAAAACTGATGAAGGAGTGTTGGTACCAAAACCCGTCTGCCAGACTAACGGCACTGCGTATCAAGAAGACCTTGGACAAGATTCACAGCTCTTTGGAGAAAGGCAAGGAGTCGTGA
- the acvr1l gene encoding activin receptor type-1 isoform X2, which translates to MGLCSVHVLLLLLLQALETSAEGSDGQLVCLCDSSKCHQATQCHGTRCFSSVKVSSGGVVFERGCLTGSEKIRLHCSTAPSFQQAIFCCSEDMCNNNTNVRSMMSLLPSDEPAGEPVRYRVETLALFVLGPVVVLALLSLVSVLACRRLHHGRLQRLQEFDTEQGAIDGLITSNVGDSTLADLLDHSCTSGSGSGLPFLVQRTVARQISLVECVGKGRYGEVWRGQWQGENVAVKIFSSRDEKSWFRETEIYNTVLLRHENILGFMASDMTSRNSSTQLWLITHYHENGSLYDYLQRVAVETSEGLAMAASIACGLVHLHTEIFGTEGKPAIAHRDLKSKNILVTKELRCCIADLGLAVTHSQADNLLDVGNNPKVGTKRYMAPEVLDETIQADCFDAYKRVDIWAFGLVLWEIARRTYSNGIVEEYKPPFYDQVPNDPSFEDMRKVVCVEQQRPFIPNRWFSDPTLSALVKLMKECWYQNPSARLTALRIKKTLDKIHSSLEKGKES; encoded by the exons ATGGGTCTTTGCAGTGTCCACGTCcttctgctgctcctgctgcaggCCCTGGAGACATCAGCAGAGGGATCAG ATGGACagttggtgtgtctgtgtgatagCTCTAAATGCCACCAGGCCACCCAGTGTCATGGCACTCGGTGCTTCTCGTCTGTCAAAGTCAGCAGCGGCGGGGTGGTGTTTGAGCGTGGCTGCCTGACGGGGTCAGAGAAAATCCGTTTACATTGTTCCACAGCTCCGTCCTTCCAACAAgccattttctgctgctctgaggACATgtgcaacaacaacaccaacgTGCGCTCTATGATGTCTCTGCTTCCATCAG ATGAGCCTGCAGGCGAACCAGTTCGGTATCGCGTAGAGACATTAGCTCTGTTTGTACTTGGTCCAGTGGTGGTTCTGGCTTTGCTCTCTTTAGTGTCAGTGTTGGCCTGCCGGAGGCTCCACCACGGCCGTCTGCAGAGGCTGCAGGAGTTTGACACTGAACAGGGGGCCATAGATGGCCTCATTACATCCAATGTGGGAGACAGCACTTTAGCG GACCTATTGGACCACTCATGCACATCAGGTAGTGGTTCAGGTCTTCCCTTCCTTGTCCAGAGAACTGTGGCCAGACAGATCAGTCTGGTGGAGTGTGTAG GCAAAGGAAGGTATGGAGAGGTGTGGAGGGGCCAGTGGCAGGGCGAGAACGTGGCAGTTAAAATCTTCTCGTCGAGAGATGAAAAATCCTGgttcagagagacagagatctACAACACAGTCCTGCTaagacatgaaaacatattGG GCTTCATGGCATCCGACATGACTTCTCGAAACTCCAGCACCCAGCTGTGGCTCATCACCCATTACCATGAGAATGGGTCTCTTTATGACTACTTACAGCGAGTTGCCGTGGAGACATCAGAGGGCCTGGCAATGGCAGCATCGATAGCATGCGGTCTTGTGCATCTGCACACAGAGATCTTTGGCACAGAGGGGAAACCTGCCATCGCCCACCGGGacctgaaaagcaaaaacatcctGGTCACAAAGGAGCTACGCTGCTGCATTGCAGACCTGG GGCTGGCTGTGACCCACTCCCAGGCAGACAACCTGCTGGATGTAGGCAACAATCCAAAGGTTGGCACAAAGCGCTACATGGCACCTGAAGTGCTGGATGAGACCATTCAGGCAGACTGCTTTGATGCCTACAAGAGAGTTGACATCTGGGCCTTTGGACTGGTGCTGTGGGAGATAGCAAGACGCACCTATAGCAATG GCATTGTTGAGGAGTACAAGCCTCCGTTCTATGATCAGGTGCCAAACGACCCCAGCTTTGAGGACATGAgaaaggttgtgtgtgtggagcagcagAGGCCTTTCATTCCCAATCGTTGGTTCTCTGATCCT acaCTTTCTGCTTTGGTAAAACTGATGAAGGAGTGTTGGTACCAAAACCCGTCTGCCAGACTAACGGCACTGCGTATCAAGAAGACCTTGGACAAGATTCACAGCTCTTTGGAGAAAGGCAAGGAGTCGTGA
- the otomp gene encoding otolith matrix protein 1, translated as MERLERKRPVAFLLLLPLLSVSCISNQKTTVTWCVLSDAEEQKCLDLAGNATVRNIRGTLQCVRGLNTRDCMDKIKNGTADAASMFADDIYAAGLCHGLELAAGESHNGVDGISYYVVVIARRSSSDLSLLEMHERSSCHPGIRTTVGWTVPIGYLVNTSQISVGEQCNLPRAVGNFFGYSCVPGVKDPQHDPRGNNPKNLCEACIGDENDRHICANNHRERHYGEAGALRCVAENLGDVAFVKHTTVFDNLDGKNQESWALDLELEDLKLLCPDGTEAGLEEYERCHLAAVPTNAVVVRMEDKCRVWKYLERLQNVFGNTTVGFSLFSSAGYSESDLLFSDATHHLQRVLGSYTSWLGPTYTTMLQAFECEGFC; from the exons ATGGAGCGCCTAGAGAGAAAACGGCCTGTGgctttcctcctccttctgccTCTTCTGTCTGTCAGCTGCATCTCCAACCAAAAAACTACAG TTACCTGGTGTGTATTGTCTGATGCTGAAGAGCAAAAGTGTCTGGATTTGGCCGGGAATGCCACAGTTCGAAATATCAGAGGAACACTCCAATGTGTCCGTGGCCTGAACACCAGAGACTGTATGGACAAAATCAAG AATGGGACAGCAGATGCAGCCTCaatgtttgcagatgatataTATGCTGCTGGCCTCTGCCATGGCCTAGAGTTGGCTGCAGGAGAGTCCCACAATGGAGTAG ATGGCATTAGCTACTATGTGGTGGTGATAGCACGCCGCTCCTCTTCAGACTTGTCACTGCTGGAGATGCACGAGCGCAGTTCCTGTCACCCTGGCATACGTACCACAGTAGGCTGGACTGTCCCTATAGGTTACCTGGTCAACACATCCCAGATCAGTGTAGGGGAGCAGTGTAACTTACCCAGAG cGGTCGGGAACTTCTTCGGTTACAGCTGTGTGCCAGGTGTCAAAGACCCACAGCATGACCCCAGAGGCAACAACCCCAAGAACCTGTGCGAGGCCTGCATAGGAGATGAGAATGACAGACACATCTGTGCCAACAACCACAGAGAGAGGCACTATGGAGAGGCAGGGGCACTGAG atgtGTAGCTGAAAATCTCGGAGACGTGGCCTTTGTTAAACACACAACAGTCTTTGACAATTTGGATG GTAAAAACCAGGAGTCATGGGCTTTAGATCTGGAGCTGGAGGACCTGAAGCTGCTGTGTCCAGATGGAACTGAAGCAGGTCTGGAGGAATATGAACGTTGCCACCTGGCTGCTGTCCCCACTAACGCTGTGGTGGTGCGTATGGAGGACAAATGTCGTGTCTGGAAGTACCTGGAACGGTTACAG aaTGTGTTTGGCAACACCACCGTGGGCTTCAGCCTGTTCAGCTCAGCAGGCTATAGCGAATCCGATCTGCTCTTCAGTGATGCCACCCACCACCTGCAGAGGGTTCTGGGTAGCTACACCTCTTGGCTGGGCCCCACTTACACCACCATGCTGCAAGCCTTTGAGTGTGAGG GCTTCTGCTGA